In Leclercia sp. LSNIH1, the genomic stretch GAAACACTTCGCGGCGCTCTCCACCAACGCTAAAGCGGTCGGCGAGTTCGGCATCGACACTGCCAACATGTTCGAGTTCTGGGACTGGGTTGGCGGTCGTTACTCCCTGTGGTCCGCGATCGGTCTGTCTATCATACTCTCCGTGGGCTACGACAACTTTGTTGAGCTGCTCTCCGGCGCGCATGCGATGGATAAACATTTCTCTACCACGCCGGCAGAGAAAAACCTGCCGGTACTGCTGGCGCTGATCGGTATCTGGTACAACAACTTCTTTGGTGCAGAAACCGAAGCGATCCTGCCGTACGACCAGTACATGCACCGTTTCGCAGCCTACTTCCAGCAGGGCAACATGGAATCCAACGGTAAATACGTTGACCGTAACGGCAACGCCGTGGATTACCAGACCGGCCCAATCATCTGGGGTGAGCCAGGCACCAACGGCCAGCACGCGTTCTACCAGCTGATCCACCAGGGCACCAAAATGGTACCGTGCGATTTCATCGCCCCGGCTATCACTCATAACCCGCTGTCTGACCACCATCCGAAGCTGCTGTCGAACTTCTTCGCGCAGACCGAAGCGCTGGCGTTCGGTAAAGCGCGTGACGTGGTTGAGCAGGAGTATCGCGATCAGGGTAAAGATCCGGCGACCCTGGATCACGTGGTGCCGTTCAAAGTGTTCGAAGGCAATCGTCCAACTAACTCCATCCTGCTGCGTGAGATCACCCCGTTCAGCCTGGGCGCGCTGATTGCCTTGTATGAGCACAAAATCTTCACCCAGGGCGCGATCCTGAACATCTTCACCTTTGACCAGTGGGGCGTTGAGCTGGGCAAACAGCTGGCTAACCGCATCCTGCCTGAGCTGGGTGATAACCAGGATATTAGCAGCCACGACAGCTCCACCAACGGCCTGATTAACCGTTATAAAGCCTGGCGCGCATAATTCTGCTGCGGTCTGTCTGCCCGGTGGCGCTACGCTTACCGGGCCTACAAAACCCCCGTAGGCCGGGCAAACGGAGTGCCGCCCGGCAGATCTGCACAAAATATAAACAAAAAATATAGATCCCCGTCACATTTTTGCGTTATACAGGAATCTCGTCCCGGAGAATGAGGTGCTGTATGACATCCCTGACTCGCCCGCGTGTTGAGTTTATCTCAACCATTCTGCAGACCGTGCTGAACCTGGGTCTGCTGAGCCTTG encodes the following:
- the pgi gene encoding glucose-6-phosphate isomerase; the encoded protein is MKNINPTQTAAWQALQKHFDEMKDVTIAELFAKDGDRFNKFSATFDDQMLVDFSKNRITEETLAKLQDLAKETDLSGAIKSMFSGEKINRTEDRAVLHVALRNRSNTPIIVDGKDVMPEVNAVLEKMKTFSEAIISGQWKGYTGKPITDVVNIGIGGSDLGPFMVTEALRPYKNHLNMHFVSNVDGTHIAEVLKKVNPESTLFLVASKTFTTQETMTNAHSARDWFLKTAGDEQHVAKHFAALSTNAKAVGEFGIDTANMFEFWDWVGGRYSLWSAIGLSIILSVGYDNFVELLSGAHAMDKHFSTTPAEKNLPVLLALIGIWYNNFFGAETEAILPYDQYMHRFAAYFQQGNMESNGKYVDRNGNAVDYQTGPIIWGEPGTNGQHAFYQLIHQGTKMVPCDFIAPAITHNPLSDHHPKLLSNFFAQTEALAFGKARDVVEQEYRDQGKDPATLDHVVPFKVFEGNRPTNSILLREITPFSLGALIALYEHKIFTQGAILNIFTFDQWGVELGKQLANRILPELGDNQDISSHDSSTNGLINRYKAWRA